The following proteins come from a genomic window of Mucinivorans hirudinis:
- a CDS encoding Pyruvate kinase: protein MKKKTKIVATISDRNCSVELLTELYEAGMNVVRINSAHSTFEGATAIVENVRKVSDKIAILVDTKGPEIRSTLMEDGGFRVEIGETVIVKGTDKKDTPSSRECLWINDVNFAKEVPVGSSILIDDGEIELVVTAAEGDALVTEVRNGGVIKGKKSVNVPGVHIDLPSLTKQDVDYIHWAVHYNLDFIAHSFVRNKHDLIAIQNILDECDSSIKIVAKIENQEGVDNIDEILDYAYGVMVARGDLGVELPAEQIPITQRQLVKKCIESKKPVIIATQMLHSMIDNPRPTRAEVSDVANAIYQRVDAIMLSGETANGKYPVEAIKTMTTIARRIEQEVQPIIDINMVRINNEITAQLSRSAVRASINLPIKAIIIDSLSGRTARYLSAFRGLKPVYAMCYRKHVMRELALSYGIEAQYGEPTLIHEKYTYKMLTNLERDGKLSNNDLICIIGGTFGPENGASYLEVGKVIHVINKTI, encoded by the coding sequence ATGAAAAAGAAAACAAAAATAGTAGCCACCATTTCAGATAGGAATTGTAGCGTTGAATTATTGACCGAGCTTTACGAGGCAGGGATGAATGTGGTGCGTATAAACTCGGCACACTCTACCTTTGAGGGGGCTACCGCCATTGTCGAAAATGTACGTAAGGTGAGTGATAAGATAGCGATTCTGGTGGATACCAAGGGTCCGGAAATCCGCTCCACCCTGATGGAGGATGGCGGCTTCAGAGTGGAGATAGGCGAGACCGTGATTGTGAAAGGTACGGACAAGAAGGATACCCCCTCGAGCCGTGAGTGCCTCTGGATTAACGATGTGAATTTCGCAAAGGAAGTTCCAGTGGGGAGCTCCATTTTGATTGATGATGGTGAAATTGAGCTTGTTGTTACTGCTGCTGAGGGTGACGCGCTCGTTACCGAGGTTCGTAACGGCGGTGTTATTAAGGGTAAAAAGAGCGTCAATGTGCCGGGAGTGCATATAGACCTACCCTCGCTCACCAAACAGGACGTTGATTATATCCATTGGGCGGTGCACTACAATTTGGACTTCATTGCCCACTCCTTCGTGCGCAATAAACACGATTTGATTGCCATTCAAAACATCTTGGATGAGTGTGACAGCTCCATTAAGATTGTCGCAAAGATTGAGAATCAGGAGGGTGTGGATAATATAGACGAGATTTTGGACTACGCCTACGGCGTGATGGTTGCTCGCGGAGACCTTGGCGTAGAGCTGCCGGCGGAGCAAATCCCCATTACGCAGCGTCAGTTAGTCAAAAAATGTATCGAGAGCAAGAAGCCTGTGATTATCGCAACGCAGATGCTTCACTCGATGATTGACAACCCTCGCCCGACACGTGCCGAGGTGAGTGATGTGGCAAATGCTATCTATCAACGTGTTGATGCCATTATGCTCAGCGGCGAGACTGCCAACGGCAAGTATCCCGTAGAGGCTATCAAGACGATGACCACAATTGCCCGCCGCATAGAACAGGAGGTACAACCCATAATTGATATTAATATGGTGCGTATCAACAACGAAATTACGGCGCAACTGTCGCGCTCGGCTGTGCGCGCCTCTATAAACCTGCCAATCAAAGCAATAATCATAGACTCGCTATCGGGACGTACGGCGCGTTACCTGTCGGCATTCCGCGGGTTGAAACCTGTCTACGCTATGTGTTATCGCAAACACGTGATGCGCGAATTGGCACTGTCTTATGGCATTGAGGCTCAGTATGGTGAACCTACATTGATACACGAAAAGTACACATATAAGATGCTTACTAACCTTGAACGGGACGGCAAACTGTCGAACAATGATTTGATTTGTATCATCGGCGGCACATTCGGTCCCGAAAACGGTGCGTCATACCTGGAAGTCGGCAAGGTTATTCACGTGATTAACAAGACGATATAG
- a CDS encoding Outer membrane protein H precursor, producing MKSFITQLHPRPSQIHNHNNDNKPKNKIMKTLKILFIAAFVLVGATTMAQNLKLAYLNSNEIMAALPEMEEFQKKAQAYRQEMLDQLEEMQVEYSNKMNDYKNKFEGWSDAVRQQKLKEVQDLQSRIEAFAQDAEQDVAKKNQEWIKPIVDKVQNAIKEVGKEHGFTYIFDTVQGSIVYMDEATATNAGPLVKGKLGVK from the coding sequence GTGAAAAGTTTTATAACTCAACTCCACCCGCGTCCGTCGCAAATTCACAACCACAATAACGACAACAAACCAAAAAATAAAATAATGAAAACACTAAAAATTCTTTTTATCGCAGCATTTGTACTTGTCGGTGCTACGACTATGGCTCAAAATCTGAAACTGGCTTACCTTAATTCTAACGAAATAATGGCGGCTCTGCCCGAGATGGAGGAGTTTCAGAAGAAGGCGCAGGCTTATCGCCAAGAGATGTTAGACCAACTGGAAGAGATGCAGGTTGAGTATAGCAACAAAATGAATGACTATAAGAATAAGTTTGAGGGTTGGAGTGACGCCGTTCGCCAGCAGAAACTTAAAGAGGTTCAAGATCTTCAGTCGCGTATAGAGGCTTTCGCACAGGATGCCGAACAAGATGTGGCGAAGAAGAATCAGGAGTGGATTAAACCTATTGTAGACAAGGTTCAGAACGCCATCAAGGAGGTTGGCAAGGAGCACGGTTTTACATATATTTTTGATACCGTGCAAGGCTCAATCGTCTATATGGATGAAGCTACGGCTACCAATGCGGGTCCGCTTGTAAAAGGTAAGCTTGGAGTTAAATAG
- a CDS encoding Sugar phosphate isomerases/epimerases family protein YcjR yields MKRKDFLQATMAGAAALAVSPLDSFASKLTGKPPISSASDIKISFQESTAPGKTLEEKFDFMAANGVTGFEPWGANLPARVEEIQKLCKGRNIKVSAICAGFKGFILAEDPAVKAEFDHTMREIIIAAGELGSVGVIMVPAFNGNKPCRPHTAETRQYLVEELAALGEFALKNKTTVILEPLNRREAFYLRQVGDAASICRDTKSAGVMCMGDFWHMSEETSDEAAFLAAGKYLKHVHIASRGTRNTPGEDGQADNYVGGFSALKRLGYPHWVSFECGCKSERSVAVPAALKLLREQWQRA; encoded by the coding sequence ATGAAAAGAAAAGATTTCCTTCAGGCGACAATGGCAGGTGCTGCCGCACTGGCAGTTTCACCCTTAGACTCTTTCGCCTCTAAACTCACAGGCAAACCTCCCATCAGCTCAGCCTCCGATATAAAAATATCTTTTCAAGAGAGTACCGCTCCCGGTAAAACTCTCGAAGAGAAGTTTGACTTTATGGCGGCAAACGGAGTAACGGGTTTTGAGCCCTGGGGTGCAAACCTGCCGGCAAGGGTGGAGGAGATTCAAAAGCTGTGCAAGGGTCGCAACATAAAAGTGTCGGCAATATGTGCCGGATTCAAAGGCTTCATTTTGGCTGAAGACCCTGCAGTAAAAGCCGAATTCGACCACACAATGCGCGAAATTATCATCGCTGCCGGTGAGCTCGGTTCGGTTGGCGTAATTATGGTGCCCGCCTTCAACGGCAATAAGCCGTGTAGACCGCATACGGCAGAGACGCGTCAATATCTTGTGGAAGAGTTGGCAGCGCTCGGCGAATTTGCATTGAAAAATAAGACGACAGTCATTCTAGAGCCCCTCAATCGCCGCGAGGCGTTCTATCTACGTCAGGTGGGTGATGCTGCCTCCATCTGCCGTGACACGAAAAGTGCCGGAGTTATGTGTATGGGCGACTTCTGGCATATGTCGGAGGAGACCTCGGACGAAGCTGCCTTCCTAGCGGCAGGCAAGTATCTAAAACACGTACATATAGCAAGCCGCGGCACACGAAATACTCCCGGAGAGGATGGGCAGGCTGACAATTACGTGGGTGGATTTAGCGCCCTCAAACGGCTCGGATATCCCCACTGGGTAAGTTTTGAATGCGGTTGCAAGTCTGAGCGCTCCGTAGCAGTACCCGCAGCACTCAAATTGTTGCGAGAACAGTGGCAAAGGGCATAA
- a CDS encoding ATP:Cob(I)alamin adenosyltransferase, which yields MKLYTKTGDKGTTSLVGGTRAAKDDVRIEAYGTVDELSAHVGYLYDISTNPSKEFFLVVLKKLFDVGALIASEDQTIAKLPKLNDEDIFEIERWTDELMAAVAPLRNFTLPVGDSELSFCHICRTVCRRAERRVITACRQHPEIPENVVIYLNRLSDYLYAFGRNTVAQKKIEEKIW from the coding sequence ATGAAACTCTACACAAAAACAGGAGATAAGGGCACTACGTCGCTCGTGGGAGGAACAAGGGCGGCAAAGGATGATGTGCGAATTGAGGCTTACGGCACGGTCGATGAGCTTTCGGCGCACGTTGGTTATCTCTATGATATTTCAACAAATCCATCAAAAGAGTTTTTTTTGGTGGTTCTGAAAAAACTATTTGATGTCGGGGCGCTGATTGCATCCGAAGACCAGACTATCGCTAAGTTGCCAAAGTTGAACGATGAGGATATTTTCGAGATTGAGAGGTGGACGGATGAGTTGATGGCAGCGGTTGCTCCTTTGCGTAATTTCACTCTGCCCGTGGGTGATAGCGAGCTGAGCTTCTGCCACATATGTCGCACTGTCTGTCGCCGTGCCGAACGCAGAGTTATCACCGCCTGCCGCCAACACCCAGAAATACCCGAAAATGTGGTAATATATCTCAATCGACTTTCCGACTACCTCTACGCCTTTGGCAGAAACACAGTCGCGCAAAAAAAGATAGAAGAAAAAATCTGGTAA
- a CDS encoding Protein YicC produces the protein MVKSMTGYGRGEAQTDGRKITVEIKSLNGKQLDFSIRIPSLYREKEYEIRNVVARSLNRGKVDMTVNYENLQATPRGGSINMELFESYYNQIVEAAKTLGINAEGEKMIPTLLRMPEVMQNEVVATPAQELEAVMRATEEALGAINEFREQEGAVLMADLLARVSMIEELMSRVAPYEAERIETVKGRISNNLEKINVSIDNNRFEQEIIYYLEKFDITEEKVRLKHHCDYFREVAAQSEGGGRKLGFIAQEMGREINTMGSKANHADIQKIVVEMKDELEKIKEQLLNIL, from the coding sequence ATGGTAAAATCAATGACCGGCTACGGGCGCGGCGAAGCACAAACCGACGGACGTAAAATAACAGTAGAAATCAAATCACTAAACGGCAAACAATTAGACTTTTCAATAAGAATACCATCACTCTACCGCGAGAAAGAGTACGAGATTCGTAACGTGGTGGCTCGTTCGCTGAATCGCGGGAAGGTGGATATGACCGTAAATTACGAAAATTTGCAGGCAACCCCTCGCGGTGGCTCCATCAATATGGAACTATTTGAGAGCTACTACAACCAAATAGTTGAGGCAGCAAAAACCCTAGGCATCAATGCCGAGGGCGAGAAGATGATACCCACACTATTGCGTATGCCCGAGGTGATGCAGAATGAGGTTGTGGCAACTCCTGCCCAGGAGCTTGAAGCGGTGATGAGGGCGACGGAAGAGGCTCTGGGGGCAATCAATGAATTTCGTGAGCAAGAGGGGGCTGTGCTGATGGCTGACCTATTGGCGCGCGTGAGTATGATCGAGGAGCTTATGAGTAGAGTTGCGCCCTATGAGGCAGAGAGAATAGAGACCGTAAAGGGGCGTATTAGCAATAACTTAGAGAAGATTAACGTTAGCATAGATAACAACCGTTTCGAGCAGGAGATAATCTACTACCTCGAAAAGTTCGATATTACCGAAGAGAAAGTCCGCCTCAAGCATCACTGCGACTACTTCCGCGAGGTGGCTGCCCAGAGCGAAGGAGGCGGCAGAAAGCTCGGTTTTATTGCGCAGGAGATGGGGCGCGAGATAAACACTATGGGGTCGAAGGCTAACCACGCGGATATTCAAAAGATTGTGGTGGAGATGAAGGACGAATTAGAAAAAATCAAGGAGCAACTCCTCAATATTTTATAG
- a CDS encoding putative sulfatase, with product MKRALLLRLTIAYAVVWVLRVVFYLYNSDLLGALTWGEIPDLLRGTLIFDAANLAYTFGLFVLLSLVPFPFRYSKVYQKILYWYFVLGVVALLFFNLSDTIYFHYARKRGTIDEFSYADNDNTAWVMIKAALENWYLLLLGVAILMGAGYLYKKIKIVKPAKPRYLVNSLVFGLSVFLLITAMRGGIGRQIRPITLGNAAQFATTPLKASLVLSNPFCIFRTIGNSKIRYTKYYDATTLDSLYSPIHHHKSQTLNHKNIVIFILESFSHEHSQYLNPQLYPTQSYMPFLDSLMQHSYVFDNAYANGRKSIDALPSILASIPSFKTPFALTPQALAPMEGLGTILNKQGYESWFFNGSQERSMGFVAFAKSAGFNNIRTMESYEAARGSGDYDGYWGIWDEPFLNFMAHELSTAKQPFVAATFTLSSHHPFVVPEKYRDVLPKGKTKVHQPVAYTDLAMRRFFDYAKTEPWYENTVFVMVADHVSSETFSQQARTDKGNSHIIQFIYTPDGTLAPMHDTVTTQQIDLMPTLLALIGYDKPYFAFGRNAFRQRDRGFAVNYTGTQFQWITDSVSYYFDETTTGTARADSAVKAFIQRYYEQMERGEFLP from the coding sequence ATGAAGAGAGCATTATTGTTGCGTTTAACGATTGCCTACGCCGTTGTGTGGGTGCTAAGGGTGGTCTTTTACCTCTACAACAGCGACCTTTTGGGTGCGCTTACTTGGGGTGAGATACCTGATTTGCTGCGTGGTACACTCATATTCGACGCTGCCAATCTTGCCTACACCTTCGGGCTTTTCGTGCTACTGTCTCTTGTGCCCTTCCCGTTCCGTTACTCAAAAGTATATCAAAAAATTCTATATTGGTACTTTGTACTCGGCGTTGTGGCTCTGCTCTTTTTCAATCTGAGCGACACCATCTATTTCCACTATGCCCGCAAGCGGGGCACTATCGACGAGTTCAGCTATGCCGATAACGACAACACGGCGTGGGTGATGATAAAGGCTGCCTTGGAGAATTGGTATCTACTGCTACTGGGAGTTGCCATATTAATGGGGGCAGGGTATCTCTACAAGAAAATCAAAATCGTGAAGCCCGCAAAACCAAGATACTTAGTCAATTCACTAGTTTTTGGACTGTCCGTTTTTCTGCTCATCACCGCAATGCGCGGCGGCATAGGGCGACAAATTCGTCCCATAACTCTGGGTAATGCGGCACAATTTGCTACCACACCGCTAAAGGCAAGTTTGGTTCTGAGCAACCCTTTCTGCATATTTCGCACAATAGGCAACAGCAAAATTCGTTATACGAAGTATTACGACGCCACTACTTTGGATTCGCTCTACTCCCCTATTCATCATCACAAATCGCAGACTCTCAATCACAAGAATATAGTAATCTTTATCTTAGAAAGTTTCTCGCACGAGCATTCGCAATACCTCAATCCTCAGCTATACCCCACACAGAGTTATATGCCGTTTTTGGATTCTCTGATGCAACACTCCTACGTATTTGATAACGCTTATGCCAACGGGCGCAAGTCCATTGATGCCCTACCCTCGATACTCGCCTCCATTCCTTCATTCAAGACCCCATTCGCCCTTACTCCACAAGCACTTGCACCGATGGAGGGGCTGGGAACAATACTAAACAAACAGGGATATGAGAGTTGGTTTTTCAATGGGTCTCAGGAGCGGTCGATGGGTTTTGTGGCATTCGCTAAGAGCGCAGGATTCAACAATATACGCACAATGGAGAGCTATGAGGCAGCACGTGGCAGTGGTGATTATGATGGTTATTGGGGAATTTGGGATGAGCCTTTCTTGAACTTTATGGCACACGAGCTATCCACGGCAAAGCAACCCTTTGTGGCAGCAACCTTTACACTCAGCTCGCACCACCCATTTGTTGTGCCCGAGAAGTATAGAGACGTTTTGCCGAAGGGCAAAACCAAAGTACATCAACCGGTTGCATATACAGACTTGGCAATGAGGCGATTTTTCGATTATGCAAAAACAGAGCCTTGGTACGAGAATACCGTTTTTGTGATGGTTGCCGACCACGTCAGCTCGGAAACTTTCTCTCAGCAGGCACGCACAGACAAGGGTAATTCGCACATTATACAGTTTATATATACGCCCGACGGCACGCTTGCACCGATGCACGACACTGTTACCACACAACAAATAGACCTGATGCCCACATTGTTAGCATTGATTGGATACGACAAACCCTATTTCGCCTTTGGGCGCAATGCTTTCCGGCAGCGCGATAGAGGTTTTGCCGTGAACTATACCGGAACTCAATTTCAGTGGATTACCGACAGCGTGTCATACTACTTCGACGAGACGACTACGGGCACGGCAAGAGCTGACAGCGCAGTTAAGGCATTCATTCAGAGGTATTATGAGCAAATGGAGAGAGGTGAGTTTCTTCCGTAA
- a CDS encoding Potassium uptake protein TrkH, with amino-acid sequence MKTPVVLRYVGEVLMLNAFFMFVSALIALFNDFDTGFYPLFLSFLFTTILGYFPLIFVPADQNMSAKEGYLIVVISWILSPLVGMLPYLIWGGEFTITNSWFESMSGYTTTGATILQDVEALPKSLLFWRCTTHWIGGVGVVLFALVILPAIGKTKMTLSSVELSTIAKENFRYTTRTILRIILFTYCGLTFAETILLKIAGMDWFDAVCHSFSTLATGGFSTKNLSIMYYDNVWIEIVIMVFMVAGGTHFGLIYSSIVGKRNNLWRSEVVRYYYILLIACSILVAANLISNNIYTTIPEALRYSTFQVISYSSTTGFASANDAMWPSLSILIMTFLAIQCAMAGSTSGGMKADRVILLFKSLRAKVLTLQHPKAVVRIKLSGTAQEDTAVNGAILLITFYILCLFVSTLFLTFWDLDILTSFTTTVAAIGNVGPGFGRVSNLENMSFFNDIQKLWITFIMLFGRLELFGLIHLFFLRSWK; translated from the coding sequence ATGAAAACTCCCGTGGTGCTCCGTTATGTGGGGGAGGTGTTGATGCTCAACGCCTTCTTTATGTTTGTATCGGCACTTATAGCTCTCTTCAATGACTTCGACACGGGATTCTACCCCCTCTTTCTGAGCTTCCTCTTCACGACAATACTCGGATACTTCCCACTCATTTTCGTCCCCGCAGACCAGAATATGTCTGCCAAGGAGGGGTATCTTATAGTGGTCATTTCGTGGATATTATCCCCTTTGGTGGGGATGCTGCCATATCTGATTTGGGGTGGCGAATTTACCATTACAAATTCGTGGTTCGAGAGTATGTCGGGCTATACAACCACCGGGGCAACGATTCTACAAGATGTGGAGGCACTGCCCAAGAGCCTGCTCTTTTGGCGTTGCACGACCCACTGGATTGGTGGTGTCGGAGTTGTGCTATTCGCACTGGTGATTCTGCCCGCCATCGGCAAAACCAAGATGACCCTTTCGAGTGTCGAACTATCAACCATAGCAAAGGAGAATTTTCGCTACACAACACGCACAATCCTAAGAATCATACTCTTCACCTATTGCGGACTGACCTTCGCCGAAACTATACTGCTGAAAATCGCGGGAATGGATTGGTTCGATGCGGTCTGTCATTCGTTCTCCACTTTGGCTACGGGGGGATTTTCGACTAAGAATCTGAGTATTATGTACTATGACAATGTCTGGATAGAGATTGTCATTATGGTCTTTATGGTTGCCGGAGGAACACACTTCGGGCTGATTTACTCTTCGATTGTGGGCAAACGCAACAATCTTTGGCGCAGCGAAGTGGTACGATACTACTATATATTGCTCATAGCGTGTAGTATTTTGGTCGCCGCCAACCTTATCTCCAACAATATCTACACAACCATTCCCGAGGCATTGCGTTACAGCACCTTTCAAGTTATATCGTACAGCTCCACAACAGGTTTCGCCTCGGCAAACGATGCGATGTGGCCATCACTATCTATATTAATAATGACTTTTCTTGCCATACAATGCGCAATGGCAGGCTCCACCTCGGGGGGTATGAAGGCAGACCGTGTGATTTTGCTATTCAAATCTTTGCGTGCTAAGGTGCTCACCTTGCAACACCCCAAAGCAGTCGTACGCATCAAACTCAGTGGCACGGCGCAGGAGGATACGGCTGTGAATGGTGCGATATTGCTCATAACATTCTACATCTTATGTCTTTTTGTCTCCACCCTTTTTTTAACCTTTTGGGACTTGGACATACTGACCTCCTTCACAACCACGGTAGCCGCCATTGGTAATGTCGGACCCGGTTTTGGACGCGTCAGTAACCTAGAGAATATGTCCTTCTTCAACGATATTCAGAAGCTGTGGATTACATTTATAATGCTCTTTGGGCGTCTAGAGCTATTCGGATTGATTCATCTATTCTTCCTCCGAAGCTGGAAGTAA
- a CDS encoding Glutamate racemase, translated as MFGVIDSGIGGLTVWREVVKLLPGEDIVYYADSANCPYGNRTKEEITTLTDAIVGKLIDRGVGLIVLACNTMTAAAVTYLREKYPHILFVGMEPAVKPAVQITKSNVIGILATRATLSGEHYHRTVDSFRPRVEIVEQAGEGLVEFIERGEVDSPQCRSLIRSYIDPMVARGADCVVLGCTHYPFLVPVITDIYGKGLVIVDPAAAVARRVMELARTHGLIENSKPCHQFLTSGSKEDLQHIISLGNTLLRS; from the coding sequence ATGTTTGGCGTAATAGACTCCGGTATCGGCGGTTTGACCGTTTGGCGGGAGGTTGTAAAACTTCTCCCTGGTGAGGATATTGTCTATTATGCAGATTCGGCAAATTGCCCCTATGGCAATCGCACCAAGGAGGAAATTACTACATTGACAGATGCGATTGTTGGAAAGTTGATAGACCGAGGGGTGGGGTTGATTGTATTGGCTTGTAATACGATGACAGCCGCTGCCGTGACCTATCTAAGGGAAAAGTACCCACATATCCTCTTTGTGGGGATGGAGCCGGCGGTTAAGCCTGCCGTGCAAATCACAAAGAGCAACGTTATCGGCATCCTTGCCACCCGTGCCACCCTAAGCGGAGAGCACTATCACCGCACCGTGGATAGCTTCAGACCGAGGGTGGAAATAGTTGAGCAGGCGGGAGAGGGGCTCGTAGAGTTCATCGAAAGAGGCGAAGTCGATTCACCGCAGTGCCGCTCCCTGATAAGGAGTTATATAGACCCAATGGTGGCACGCGGAGCGGATTGCGTAGTATTGGGCTGTACTCACTATCCTTTCTTAGTACCTGTGATAACCGATATTTACGGTAAAGGTCTTGTAATTGTAGACCCTGCGGCAGCCGTCGCACGACGTGTGATGGAGCTAGCCCGCACGCACGGCTTGATAGAGAACTCCAAGCCTTGCCACCAATTCCTCACAAGTGGATCTAAGGAGGATTTGCAACATATTATCTCTCTAGGCAACACTCTTTTGCGCTCATAG
- a CDS encoding hypothetical ATPase-like protein (ATPase-like:Histidine kinase HAMP region:Histidine kinase A N-terminal domain) gives MKLKKKIILGFLSIGFLLFLSGVISTVELVRFNRATYAQLQLNRTNIALSKEMLDAVQEQNTVLLMRVADTTSSPLYDSLIMINRAMFNATLDKAKAEFANYPRWADLHTASEEYRELVDNISDTLTIQWFSKVYKTSYYKLTNSIKEFMIDTQQQIVEYTSKLEGNAYRATMVAIIALMAGLILIVLFYYMINSYLVKPILLVQNALSRYLKVGLAFDVSLTANDEISELRDDISRLIQSNRK, from the coding sequence GTGAAACTAAAGAAAAAAATAATCTTAGGCTTTCTCTCCATCGGGTTTTTGCTCTTCCTATCGGGGGTGATTTCCACGGTGGAGTTGGTGCGTTTCAATAGGGCTACCTATGCTCAGTTGCAACTCAACCGCACCAACATTGCACTGAGCAAGGAAATGTTAGATGCTGTTCAGGAGCAAAATACGGTACTGTTGATGCGCGTGGCAGATACTACATCAAGCCCGTTGTACGACTCGTTGATAATGATAAACCGCGCAATGTTCAACGCCACGCTCGACAAAGCGAAAGCCGAATTTGCCAACTATCCCCGCTGGGCAGACCTGCACACAGCAAGCGAAGAGTATCGAGAGTTGGTGGACAACATCTCGGACACGCTCACCATTCAGTGGTTTTCGAAAGTTTATAAGACTTCGTATTATAAACTTACTAACTCCATAAAAGAGTTTATGATTGATACTCAGCAACAAATCGTGGAGTACACCTCCAAGTTAGAGGGTAATGCCTATCGAGCCACGATGGTTGCCATCATCGCCCTTATGGCAGGGTTGATTCTTATCGTATTGTTTTACTATATGATTAATAGCTACTTGGTTAAACCAATCCTTTTGGTTCAAAACGCCCTGTCGCGCTACCTGAAGGTGGGACTTGCCTTCGATGTGTCGCTCACAGCCAATGATGAGATTTCGGAGCTTCGTGATGACATTTCCCGTTTGATACAAAGTAATCGCAAATGA
- a CDS encoding 3-methyl-2-oxobutanoate hydroxymethyltransferase, with protein sequence MSIQSKTRVVTTYRLSEMKARGERISMLTAYDYTFAGIVDSAGIDIILVGDSASNVIAGHKTTVPFTLDNMIYHGRSVTRAVERALVVVDMPFGTYQGNSKEALASAIRIMKETEADAVKMEGGAEIVEGVERILTAGIPVMGHLGLTPQSINKFGTYAVRATEEDEAEKLVTDALLLEKAGCFAIVLEKIPAALGERVSRALSIPVISIGAGSGCDGQVLVLHDMLGINKEFSPRFLRRYADLHTIITDAITRYNADVKSGDFPNDGEQY encoded by the coding sequence ATGTCAATTCAATCTAAGACCCGCGTGGTCACAACATATCGCCTGTCGGAAATGAAGGCTCGTGGCGAACGAATATCAATGCTCACAGCCTATGACTACACCTTTGCAGGGATTGTGGATTCGGCGGGCATTGATATAATTTTGGTGGGCGACTCGGCGAGTAACGTTATCGCCGGACACAAAACCACCGTCCCCTTTACGCTCGATAATATGATTTATCACGGACGCTCCGTCACGCGTGCGGTGGAACGCGCTCTGGTTGTGGTTGATATGCCTTTCGGAACGTATCAAGGCAACTCGAAAGAGGCATTAGCCTCGGCAATCCGCATTATGAAGGAGACGGAGGCGGACGCAGTAAAGATGGAGGGGGGCGCAGAGATTGTCGAGGGGGTGGAACGTATCCTCACCGCCGGGATTCCCGTAATGGGACACCTGGGACTCACTCCGCAATCAATAAACAAGTTCGGCACTTATGCTGTGCGCGCAACGGAAGAAGATGAGGCGGAGAAGTTGGTCACCGATGCACTACTACTGGAGAAGGCAGGTTGCTTTGCAATAGTTCTGGAAAAAATTCCTGCTGCACTCGGTGAGCGAGTTTCGCGCGCACTTTCGATTCCTGTTATAAGCATCGGAGCAGGGAGCGGCTGCGATGGTCAGGTGTTGGTTCTGCACGATATGTTGGGTATAAACAAGGAGTTTTCACCACGCTTCCTTCGCCGTTATGCAGACCTGCATACAATTATTACGGATGCCATAACACGATACAATGCAGACGTTAAGAGTGGTGATTTCCCCAATGATGGGGAGCAATATTAA